AATTTGGGAGAGGGGTTAGGGTTAATGCTCGTGCCCCTCGAAATGTACGTGCTGGTGTTCTAGCTCTTCTTCGGTAGCGTCTCGCAGCGCAATCACTTTGATGGCAAAGTGCAGCTCTTGCCCTGCCAGGGGATGATTAAAATCGAGTACCACATAGTCATCTGCGATTTCATCAATCACGGCTTCCAGATAATTACCCTCTTCGTCTTCCATTTCGATGGCGGTGCCAATTTCAAGGGGGACATTATCGGGGATTTCGTCGCGGGGAACTTCGGCAAAAGCTTCATCATCATACTCGCCATAGCCATCTTCGGGGGTCAGTGTAATATTTTTGCTTTCACCGATCGTCATACCATTTATTTCACGTTCCAGGCCAGGGATGATATTGCCCATGCCCTGGATGAATTGGATGGGGTCATTGCTATCGGCTGATGCAACGATTTCGCCATCAACGCTCAGGGTGTATTCCATTGAAACGACCAGGTTATCCTGGACCATTTGTTGTTGATTCATCATTTACTCCTTACAGAGGCTATACGCCAACGGTTGCTTTTTTGGTGTTTTTCGCAAGTCGGCCGCGTTCTTTGGCATCAAGAATCTGTTTGCGGATGCGATAATTTTGGGGGGTGACTTCGAGAAGTTCGTCATCTGACAGATACTCAATGGCTTCGTCCAGGCTCATGCGACGCGGCGGTGTCAGGCGCACTTCAATATCAGAACCAGCGGCACGCATATTGGTGAGATGTTTTTTCTTGCAGACGTTCACATCCAGATCACCCGTGCGTTGATGTTCGCCAACCACCATCCCGGTATATACTTCCATGCCCGGTTCACAAAATAATATACCGCGCTCTTCAGCACTCTTCAGTCCGAAGGTTGTTGTGACACCATCTTCCCAGGACACCAGCGAACCGGAAGAGCGCCCGTTCATTTCTCCGACTATCGGCAAATAATTGTGAAAGAGTGTGTGCATCACCCCCGAGCCGCGCGTGGCAGTCAGAAAGTGCGAGCGGAAACCCAATAGACCGCGCGTTGGCACCAGGAATTTAATCTGCACGTTATTATCCTGGGTATTGCGCATATCTTGCATCTGTCCTCGGCGGGAACCCAGCATCTCAACCACTACACCAACTGTCTCGGGGCTGGTTTCGATGAAAACGTCTTCAAAGGGTTCCAGGGTTTTTCCATTTTCATCTTGTTTCAGAATGACATTGGGGCGTGAAACCTGGAATTCGTAGCCCTCGCGGCGCATAGTTTCGATCAGAATGGCCAGATGCAGCTCGCCGCGTCCTGAAACCATGAAGGTATCGGCGCTGGCGGTTTCATTAACACGCAGAGCGACATTGGCACGCAGTTCATTAAAAAGGCGCTCACGTAGTTTGCGGGATGTGCTCCAGCGTCCTTCGCGTCCTGCAAAGGGCGATGTGTTGATGCTAAAAGCCATGTGTACGGTTGGCTCTTCAACGTGGATGGTAGGCAGCGCTACCGGGTTTTCTGGATCGGCAAGTGTCTCACCAATAACGATATTTTCAAGCCCAGCCAGGGCTACGATCTCCCCAGCCTGAGCCTGATCGACTTCGATGCGCTCCAAACCCTGATGGATATACAGGTAGCGCGCTTTTTCAGGGATCATTGTGCCATCGGATTGAATCCGA
The window above is part of the Chloroflexota bacterium genome. Proteins encoded here:
- a CDS encoding peptidylprolyl isomerase is translated as MMNQQQMVQDNLVVSMEYTLSVDGEIVASADSNDPIQFIQGMGNIIPGLEREINGMTIGESKNITLTPEDGYGEYDDEAFAEVPRDEIPDNVPLEIGTAIEMEDEEGNYLEAVIDEIADDYVVLDFNHPLAGQELHFAIKVIALRDATEEELEHQHVHFEGHEH
- the typA gene encoding translational GTPase TypA, coding for MQIERTDLRNIAIIAHVDHGKTTLVDGLLRQALVFRENQQVVERVMDSNDLERERGITILAKNTAIEVWDSENEQMVKINIVDTPGHADFGGEVERVMNMVDGVLLLVDAAEGPMPQTRFVLKKALEMGHRAIVVINKVDRTGADPEQVLNQTFDLFVELGANDVQTDFPVVYANAVTAQASLTPELGGDLQPLFEVILRHIPGPSVNPDAHLQMLVTTLGYDQYRGVTAVGRIFAGQIHAGQELVRIQSDGTMIPEKARYLYIHQGLERIEVDQAQAGEIVALAGLENIVIGETLADPENPVALPTIHVEEPTVHMAFSINTSPFAGREGRWSTSRKLRERLFNELRANVALRVNETASADTFMVSGRGELHLAILIETMRREGYEFQVSRPNVILKQDENGKTLEPFEDVFIETSPETVGVVVEMLGSRRGQMQDMRNTQDNNVQIKFLVPTRGLLGFRSHFLTATRGSGVMHTLFHNYLPIVGEMNGRSSGSLVSWEDGVTTTFGLKSAEERGILFCEPGMEVYTGMVVGEHQRTGDLDVNVCKKKHLTNMRAAGSDIEVRLTPPRRMSLDEAIEYLSDDELLEVTPQNYRIRKQILDAKERGRLAKNTKKATVGV